A window of Primulina tabacum isolate GXHZ01 chromosome 4, ASM2559414v2, whole genome shotgun sequence contains these coding sequences:
- the LOC142543459 gene encoding uncharacterized protein LOC142543459 → MMIVYIHVFEFVHLKKITQMASEGSHDSRILIVASGGKFLPDSHAVSAFITDKFAKKQCMGGHTWRYVDAAMKAYYWGEFVKSYRWRPDHDAHIRATWKTLAADQYRKSLCSWRTKPKLPLGVNIQIWNKWKEIWSSSQWQNKSEKAKNNRNTEPEGPGTGVVKHVGGSRCFIQHSIKMREELGCDASAYELFKMMHKKKDGTWVDARSKALDAEMNARFLEASQLDADCESPHNPTQRFKMNSIYWLLVGLKRENCMGLARKAEVLYPEAMSGRATHTRANSMDVAAAKAEAAAATSKVEELTRELTSLRQQVRYLMEHALIDPQSISSSSARDYDDDGTQP, encoded by the exons ATGATGATTGTCTACATACATGTATTTGAGTTTGTTCATCTTAAAAAAATTACTCAGATGGCTTCAGAAGGTTCCCATGATTCTAGGATCTTGATTGTGGCCTCAGGTGGCAA ATTCTTACCAGACAGTCATGCAGTCTCAGCCTTTATCACTGATAAATTTGCTAAGAAACAGTGCATGGGGGGACACACATGGCGATATGTGGATGCTGCGATGAAGGCATACTACTGGGGCGAGTTCGTG AAATCGTATCGTTGGCGTCCTGATCATGACGCTCATATTAGGGCTACATGGAAAACACTTGCAGCCGATCAGTATAGGAAATCACTTTGCAGTTGGCGTACAAAGCCTAAACTCCCACTTGGGGTTAATATCCAAATTTGGAACAAGTGGAAGGAAATCTGGAGTTCCTCTCAGTGGCAGAATAAGTCAGAAAAAGCTAAAAATAATAGGAATACAGAGCCTGAAGGGCCAGGAACAGGGGTGGTTAAACACGTTGGAGGTTCTCGCTGTTTTATTCAACATTCTATTAAAATG CGTGAGGAGTTGGGCTGTGATGCAAGTGCTTATGAGTTATTCAAaatgatgcataaaaaaaaaGATGGTACATGGGTTGATGCTAGGTCAAAGGCTCTTGAT GCCGAGATGAATGCTCGGTTTCTTGAAGCATCACAACTTGATGCTGATTGTGAGTCACCACATAATCCAACCCAGAGGTTCAAAATGAACTCTATATATTGGCTGTTGGTGGGGTTAAAAAGAGAAAATTGTATGGGGTTGGCTCGCAAGGCTGAGGTGTTGTATCCTGAAGCTATGTCGGGACGTGCAACACACACACGTGCTAACTCTATGGATGTGGCTGCCGCTAAAGCTGAAGCTGCCGCTGCGACTTCTAAAGTAGAGGAACTTACAAGGGAGTTGACTAGCTTGAGGCAGCAGGTTCGTTACTTGATGGAGCATGCACTTATTGACCCCCAATCCATCTCTTCTTCGAGTGCTCGAGATTATGATGATGATGGCACACAACCATAG